One genomic window of Saprospiraceae bacterium includes the following:
- a CDS encoding T9SS type A sorting domain-containing protein codes for MKNLIFLFVVVSEVAIAQVSKLTDIFEDIVPIWSHLAFDSTSIRNSYNGMNHLSGFSGYGPKIINGFAYTIYNDASDFDQGALLEKLNLQNGSKVWMNNINLKKNSKREKVRNYFINEKDELVLLNFRSIEDQVFVVWTDSKVCVRKYDIASGNLLDFQFSEAQDSSSPVIVGSSDARLFPFNVVEYEYIGHLRDQSDYIIYRNLFNENRMPILDEEIRIPHKYPNSYPELSYPYNGNRDTMLFLRFSNKTDPIFPGDSMELKIDFFDNHFQYISSNDIANKITVASQYYLQKAENGYIYITGFGFENGNIEPITERISIFDLHGNLKEELTLPKEYKSSPRASNCLKLRNQEGSLVVRSVFTDHNKANSKIQFFISDGHGNLNLAKEIPLKLQQTLYSNDLYQTQEGDIILFGDYKGIAGLGYTYLTGRTIISKFSKESIGIITNNGEFYKEPEMSIFPNPIYDNVIINYKGVDVNNIYIQDMYGNILLNQKVDNTDKLTIKNLNSIANGVYLIVGLGRKYDILFRKEVLVFH; via the coding sequence ATGAAAAATCTTATCTTCTTATTTGTTGTGGTAAGCGAAGTTGCTATAGCACAGGTATCAAAACTAACAGACATTTTTGAAGACATAGTTCCGATCTGGTCACATCTTGCTTTCGATTCTACATCGATACGCAACAGTTATAATGGGATGAATCATTTATCTGGATTTTCTGGATATGGTCCTAAAATTATTAATGGTTTCGCCTATACAATATATAATGATGCAAGTGATTTTGATCAAGGAGCATTATTAGAAAAATTAAATTTACAAAACGGCTCTAAGGTCTGGATGAACAATATAAACTTAAAGAAAAATTCTAAAAGAGAAAAAGTTCGTAATTATTTCATTAATGAAAAAGATGAACTAGTGTTATTAAATTTTAGAAGTATAGAGGATCAGGTTTTTGTAGTTTGGACAGATTCTAAAGTATGCGTACGAAAATATGACATAGCTAGCGGTAACTTATTGGATTTTCAATTTTCTGAGGCGCAGGATTCAAGTTCACCCGTAATAGTTGGTTCATCTGATGCTAGATTATTTCCCTTCAATGTTGTGGAATACGAATATATTGGGCATTTAAGAGATCAAAGCGATTATATAATTTATCGGAACCTATTCAATGAGAATAGAATGCCAATTCTTGATGAGGAAATAAGAATTCCACATAAATACCCTAATAGTTATCCCGAATTAAGTTATCCATATAACGGCAATAGAGACACCATGCTGTTTTTAAGATTTTCAAACAAAACAGATCCAATATTTCCAGGTGATAGTATGGAACTTAAAATTGATTTCTTTGACAATCATTTTCAATATATTTCAAGCAATGATATAGCAAATAAGATTACAGTCGCATCACAATATTATTTACAAAAAGCAGAGAATGGATATATATATATAACTGGCTTCGGATTCGAAAATGGTAATATTGAGCCTATTACTGAGCGGATTTCAATTTTTGACTTGCATGGAAATTTGAAAGAAGAATTGACATTACCAAAGGAATATAAATCAAGCCCACGTGCTTCCAATTGTCTTAAATTAAGAAATCAAGAAGGCTCATTAGTTGTTAGGAGTGTTTTTACAGATCATAATAAAGCAAACAGTAAAATACAGTTCTTTATTTCTGATGGTCATGGCAACTTAAATCTTGCCAAAGAGATTCCATTAAAACTGCAACAAACATTATATTCAAATGATTTATATCAAACACAAGAAGGGGATATAATATTATTTGGTGATTATAAAGGAATAGCAGGACTAGGATATACTTATTTGACAGGAAGAACAATAATCTCTAAATTTTCAAAAGAAAGCATTGGGATCATAACAAATAATGGTGAATTTTACAAAGAACCTGAAATGTCTATATTCCCAAATCCAATTTATGATAATGTAATAATTAATTATAAAGGTGTGGATGTCAATAATATATATATTCAAGATATGTATGGAAATATATTGTTAAACCAAAAAGTTGATAACACAGATAAATTAACCATTAAAAATTTGAATAGCATTGCCAATGGCGTTTATTTAATTGTAGGACTTGGAAGAAAGTATGATATTTTATTTAGGAAAGAAGTTCTTGTATTTCATTGA
- a CDS encoding TfoX/Sxy family protein, with protein MSYDELLASRIRRVLKNKQASFVEKKMMGGLCFMVNDKMCCGIHFDKKKNTDLLMARVGEKAYPEALKNRHCQPMDFTGRPMKGFVFIIPDGYDLDKDLEYWVQLCLDFNPEAKSHK; from the coding sequence ATGTCTTACGATGAATTGCTCGCATCCCGCATCCGCAGGGTATTGAAAAACAAACAAGCAAGTTTTGTCGAAAAGAAAATGATGGGCGGACTTTGTTTTATGGTAAACGACAAAATGTGCTGCGGAATCCATTTCGACAAAAAGAAAAACACAGACCTGCTCATGGCAAGAGTGGGTGAAAAAGCTTACCCCGAAGCCTTAAAAAACAGGCATTGCCAGCCGATGGATTTTACGGGCCGGCCGATGAAGGGATTTGTTTTTATAATACCGGATGGATATGATCTGGATAAAGATCTGGAGTACTGGGTTCAACTTTGCCTGGATTTTAATCCGGAAGCAAAGTCACACAAATAA
- a CDS encoding 2-oxo acid dehydrogenase subunit E2: MAKHELILPKMGESIMEATILKWWKKEGDVVNQDETVLEVATDKVDSEVPTPVKGKIVQLLFKENDVVAIGKTIAIIETEGSVVTDPGPIAQIVEKKAEVSVAKPVMASKTVDPIEPISIKTGSGRFYSPLVRSIAKEEQISQAQLDSISGTGQDGRVTKRDVIAFLSDKSQSSATIVAKTESPKVETPKPIAVDYTGSNVEIIEMDRMRKLIADHMVMSKQTSPHVTSYIEIDVTPLVSWREKVKNVFAKTYGQKLTFTPIFIEAVARAIKDFPMINISVQGTQIIRKLDINIGMAAALPSGNLIVPVIKNADRLNLAGLSYAVNDLANRARNNKLKPEEIQEGTFTITNVGTFGNIMGTPIINQPQVAILATGIIKKKPAVIETEFGDMIGIRQMMYLSLSYDHRVVDGALGGSFLKRIGDYLEQFDVNQSI; the protein is encoded by the coding sequence ATGGCTAAACATGAATTGATCTTGCCTAAAATGGGCGAAAGTATCATGGAAGCCACCATTTTAAAGTGGTGGAAAAAGGAAGGGGATGTCGTAAACCAGGATGAAACGGTACTGGAAGTGGCTACTGATAAAGTAGACAGCGAAGTACCGACGCCTGTAAAGGGAAAAATTGTGCAACTCCTGTTTAAAGAGAATGATGTCGTCGCTATTGGAAAAACCATTGCGATCATTGAAACTGAAGGCAGTGTGGTGACCGATCCTGGTCCGATAGCCCAAATAGTGGAAAAGAAAGCCGAAGTTTCAGTAGCAAAACCTGTTATGGCATCAAAAACAGTTGACCCTATAGAGCCAATTAGTATAAAAACAGGTAGCGGCCGTTTTTATTCACCCTTGGTTCGATCTATTGCAAAAGAAGAACAAATTAGTCAGGCCCAATTGGATTCAATTTCAGGTACGGGCCAGGATGGAAGAGTCACAAAAAGAGATGTGATAGCCTTTCTAAGCGACAAATCTCAAAGTTCTGCAACTATTGTTGCAAAAACAGAAAGTCCTAAAGTTGAAACGCCGAAACCAATTGCAGTCGATTATACAGGATCAAATGTAGAGATCATCGAAATGGATCGCATGCGCAAACTTATTGCCGATCATATGGTGATGAGCAAGCAAACTTCGCCGCATGTAACTTCTTACATTGAAATTGATGTTACACCATTGGTGAGCTGGCGGGAAAAAGTAAAAAATGTATTTGCTAAAACCTATGGACAAAAACTGACCTTCACTCCAATTTTCATAGAGGCAGTTGCACGCGCGATCAAAGATTTTCCGATGATCAATATCTCGGTTCAGGGAACTCAAATCATTCGCAAGTTGGATATCAATATCGGAATGGCAGCCGCGCTACCAAGTGGAAATTTGATTGTACCGGTTATCAAAAATGCCGACCGTCTCAATTTGGCAGGATTGAGTTATGCAGTGAATGATCTCGCGAATCGTGCAAGAAACAATAAATTAAAACCGGAAGAAATCCAGGAAGGTACATTCACCATCACGAATGTAGGAACCTTTGGGAATATCATGGGAACGCCTATCATTAATCAACCTCAAGTTGCAATATTGGCAACTGGAATTATCAAAAAGAAACCAGCAGTGATCGAAACTGAGTTTGGCGATATGATCGGAATCCGACAAATGATGTATTTATCTTTGTCTTACGATCATCGGGTAGTAGACGGCGCATTAGGTGGTTCTTTTTTAAAACGCATTGGCGATTATTTAGAGCAGTTTGATGTAAATCAAAGCATTTGA
- a CDS encoding T9SS type A sorting domain-containing protein — translation MKRLITITLLFYYLLGHSQVFFSNVYKVPEDKTGLTNYFPNWLSSVFPTDSLIFAFGYSADTTYKDIFGTAFYMFDWKGSLLDYYHIKDDSLHNFFYPEGIHTWDGIVFYTTFNNNYKEQSILKFNRITRNQEDLIIDNSIIKGGDILRGNMSVTQDSCLLTASEIAIDSTGFNYKIQVTKINTSGNLIWQKILGRDPGNGYQNHCFSSYVDKYGDVLIGVGYSDNSGLGWPADYQSLLYKLNNEGESVSSANSMLSRTGLCYIYDIVEGDNKKIYLLADYNYNEPQYPYANRGYGMIQVLDSAMKFKNSVPLNFAATLYGHAIDNIFDKIVKSNDSKGVIIGGDVSYKEKVIIFNNSNQRYDSIEWRHDILHPIKFDYSLNLLWKKVYRIRNGKDDGYLYDLKSCPSGGYIIAAASYLDDAKEKYGDPYYMPWLLRVDDDGCLIPGCGTVSNKELPDSKDKILIYPNPATNYIVILHSGKEKTHYQIISAEGKIMDEFYSFIEGEQIIVPIDDFQPGSYFVKAESKRGGSSEVFIKQ, via the coding sequence ATGAAACGGTTAATTACAATCACATTGCTTTTTTATTACCTCCTGGGGCATTCGCAGGTTTTTTTTAGCAATGTTTATAAAGTTCCCGAAGATAAAACGGGACTAACAAATTACTTTCCAAACTGGTTAAGCTCAGTTTTCCCAACAGATTCTTTGATTTTTGCTTTTGGTTATTCCGCTGATACAACATACAAAGATATATTTGGAACAGCTTTTTATATGTTTGATTGGAAAGGTTCTCTTCTTGATTATTATCATATTAAGGATGATAGCCTGCATAATTTCTTTTACCCAGAAGGAATACATACTTGGGACGGCATAGTTTTTTACACAACTTTTAATAATAACTATAAGGAACAATCTATTTTAAAGTTTAATAGAATAACTAGAAATCAAGAAGACCTGATTATAGATAATAGTATAATTAAGGGAGGAGATATATTGAGAGGCAACATGTCAGTTACACAAGATAGTTGTTTGCTCACCGCAAGTGAGATTGCAATTGATTCAACTGGTTTCAACTATAAAATTCAAGTCACAAAAATCAATACTTCTGGCAATCTCATATGGCAGAAAATTTTGGGAAGAGACCCTGGCAATGGCTATCAAAACCATTGCTTTTCTTCTTATGTAGATAAATATGGAGATGTGTTAATTGGCGTTGGTTATTCAGATAATTCAGGTCTTGGCTGGCCAGCAGATTACCAAAGCTTATTGTATAAATTAAATAATGAAGGTGAAAGTGTAAGCAGTGCAAATTCTATGTTGTCAAGAACAGGTTTGTGCTATATATATGATATTGTAGAAGGTGACAACAAAAAGATTTATTTGCTGGCAGATTACAATTATAATGAACCTCAATACCCATATGCCAACAGAGGATATGGTATGATTCAAGTTCTTGATTCTGCAATGAAATTTAAGAATTCTGTTCCTTTAAACTTTGCTGCTACTCTTTATGGTCATGCTATTGATAATATCTTTGATAAAATCGTGAAAAGCAATGACAGTAAAGGAGTTATTATAGGAGGTGATGTTAGTTATAAAGAAAAAGTAATTATCTTTAATAATTCAAATCAACGTTATGATTCAATAGAATGGCGACACGACATACTACATCCGATCAAATTTGATTATTCGTTAAATTTATTATGGAAAAAAGTATATAGAATCCGAAATGGCAAAGACGATGGATATTTGTACGATCTTAAATCTTGTCCGTCTGGAGGTTACATCATCGCAGCAGCTTCCTATCTTGATGATGCCAAGGAAAAATACGGTGATCCATATTATATGCCCTGGCTTCTCAGAGTCGACGACGATGGCTGTTTAATTCCAGGTTGCGGAACTGTTAGCAACAAAGAATTACCTGATAGTAAAGACAAAATACTTATCTACCCTAACCCAGCAACCAATTACATCGTAATCCTTCATTCAGGTAAAGAAAAAACGCACTATCAAATTATTTCTGCTGAGGGAAAAATTATGGATGAGTTTTATTCATTTATTGAAGGTGAACAGATTATCGTTCCGATTGATGATTTTCAGCCTGGATCTTACTTTGTTAAAGCTGAAAGTAAACGTGGCGGTAGTTCTGAAGTGTTTATTAAGCAATAA
- a CDS encoding PD40 domain-containing protein, translating into MMFVLKRSRSGYLFLWMWVCVVLNTGLFSQAAKLELKAARNYYKKENYKQASINYQAAWDAIAKDQDLLFEAGNCHFEANKLSEAIRCFEQLRELNSSYQNLQWLLAKTYHANHEFYKAIKAYKQALKETDRNGDRAAWIRNELLRCSSGSQYMRREPLALVESLGKDINSEEDEYAACPSINFDGKYYFSARRALSINKLTNVSNGKKTKQADLYWTRQENGIWMLPQKMHSELNSKLDEEVLSACDHGNVMIFSRGFSEDRYQIYTDTFHQEAASIHYESLKYPMIAEIGDRALSIFQDSMMIFSSSRSGGYGAYDLYLSVKRDGKWLEAINLGPEINGPFNEDYPFLAKDGQTLFFSSDRLESMGGYDIFKIKYLPESNKWSIAYNLGYPVNSSGNDTHFKLTEDALAAVLSSDRKVNNFGKRDIYLVYFKEALEEQMYASQGSPLSILINPEKDISEIPEVRIPLESKQEIRSTYFLEPIFYQDDYFLKEARNQKITESLIHLLKSHPNLQVHISGHAYEESLDPVNLYFSIKKAENLRDYLQDKGIEADRIHCYGLGASLPMAKPTLNETISPASSKLNKRLDLKITNEDTSKISIQYKSISVHPLLQPEAKSNSFSHSKTLHYALYLGDASSISNHPLIDDSKGFVFVEKIAQAELYSYYFGTYQRFEDAETAQKDFEALGFPIKSIRARLNDTWLDRKELIDHVLEFPDLLLYLDFLNTENEEKK; encoded by the coding sequence TTGATGTTTGTACTCAAAAGAAGCAGGAGTGGGTATCTGTTTCTATGGATGTGGGTTTGTGTGGTCCTGAATACCGGACTCTTTTCACAAGCAGCTAAGCTGGAATTAAAGGCTGCAAGAAATTATTATAAAAAAGAAAATTACAAACAAGCTTCCATAAATTATCAGGCAGCCTGGGATGCCATTGCTAAGGATCAGGATTTGTTATTCGAGGCCGGGAACTGCCATTTTGAAGCCAACAAATTATCGGAAGCTATCCGGTGCTTTGAACAGTTGCGCGAATTAAATTCTTCGTATCAAAATTTGCAATGGTTGCTGGCGAAAACGTATCACGCTAACCATGAATTTTATAAAGCGATCAAAGCATATAAACAAGCGCTTAAAGAAACTGATAGAAATGGAGATAGAGCTGCCTGGATTCGCAATGAATTGTTGCGCTGCAGTTCGGGAAGTCAATATATGCGTAGAGAACCCCTTGCACTTGTTGAATCACTGGGAAAAGATATCAACAGCGAAGAGGATGAATACGCTGCTTGTCCCAGTATTAATTTTGATGGAAAATATTATTTTAGTGCACGCAGAGCCCTTTCAATAAATAAACTAACGAATGTTAGTAATGGCAAGAAGACAAAACAAGCAGATCTCTATTGGACCCGGCAAGAAAATGGCATTTGGATGCTTCCACAAAAAATGCATTCCGAATTAAACAGCAAACTGGATGAAGAAGTATTGAGTGCTTGCGACCACGGAAACGTTATGATATTTTCAAGGGGGTTTTCAGAGGATCGTTACCAGATTTATACAGATACATTTCATCAGGAAGCCGCATCCATTCATTATGAAAGTCTTAAATATCCCATGATTGCTGAAATAGGAGATCGGGCCTTGAGCATTTTTCAGGATTCGATGATGATCTTTTCGAGTTCACGCAGCGGCGGTTACGGTGCATACGACTTGTATCTTTCCGTAAAAAGAGATGGTAAGTGGCTGGAAGCCATAAATTTAGGACCCGAAATCAATGGACCGTTCAATGAAGATTATCCCTTCCTTGCAAAAGACGGACAAACGCTGTTTTTTTCATCGGATCGTCTGGAATCCATGGGTGGATACGATATCTTTAAAATTAAATATTTGCCGGAGTCCAATAAATGGTCCATAGCATATAACCTCGGCTATCCGGTGAATTCTTCCGGGAATGATACACATTTTAAATTGACTGAAGATGCGTTGGCTGCAGTATTGAGTTCTGACCGAAAAGTGAATAATTTTGGAAAGCGCGATATCTACCTGGTCTATTTTAAAGAAGCACTTGAAGAACAGATGTATGCATCACAAGGCAGCCCTTTATCGATTTTAATAAATCCGGAAAAAGATATTAGTGAAATTCCGGAAGTACGAATTCCGCTCGAATCGAAGCAAGAAATCCGAAGCACTTATTTTCTGGAACCTATATTCTACCAGGATGATTATTTTTTAAAAGAAGCCAGGAATCAAAAAATAACTGAATCTTTGATCCATTTACTGAAAAGCCATCCGAATTTGCAAGTACATATTTCCGGACACGCCTATGAAGAAAGTCTGGACCCGGTGAATTTGTATTTCTCTATTAAAAAAGCAGAAAACCTCCGCGACTATTTACAAGACAAGGGCATTGAAGCTGATAGAATCCATTGTTATGGTCTGGGTGCTTCACTACCTATGGCCAAACCAACTCTAAATGAAACAATATCACCGGCATCGAGTAAATTAAATAAAAGATTGGATTTGAAAATTACAAATGAGGATACTTCTAAAATTTCTATCCAATATAAATCCATTTCGGTACATCCGCTTCTGCAACCAGAAGCAAAATCAAACAGTTTTAGCCATTCGAAAACCCTTCATTATGCATTGTATTTAGGAGATGCATCGAGTATATCCAATCACCCGTTAATTGATGACTCGAAAGGATTTGTTTTTGTAGAAAAAATTGCTCAAGCAGAACTGTACAGTTACTATTTTGGAACTTACCAGCGTTTTGAAGATGCAGAAACAGCCCAGAAGGACTTTGAGGCGCTTGGCTTCCCCATTAAAAGTATCAGAGCAAGATTAAACGACACTTGGTTGGACAGAAAAGAACTCATTGATCATGTATTGGAATTTCCGGATTTGCTTTTGTATTTAGATTTTTTAAATACAGAAAACGAAGAAAAAAAATAG
- the mfd gene encoding transcription-repair coupling factor, with the protein MAGQLNRLLDQKEKFPIFIGGLCGSRDSFLLLSSFLQHPRPYLVICADKEEASYMLDDLNALAEKPNAHFFPDSFRRPVLFEDIDFFQVQQRVDALQKLASSKPVILVTYPEALFEKTPSSKSIDQSRLEFQSGNPLDLDRILSKLNEFGFERTDFVYEPGQFSVRGGILDVFSFANENPYRIELNDDLIESIRTFDTQTQLSVQNISRFAIIPNVQSDYTGDTKRALLEVIPENTTIWVKDLHACMEALNACYESALRQSEKLLHYEEAKQIQLLSQKEYIQPEEFLSALSNFSLVFYQTLPDSISNIQKLQVRSEAQPSFNKNFQLVIQNLETLQAKEYSCFLLTNSSAQIERFYNIFEDLKANVRYFPEVRSLREGFIDHDLKLACYTDHQIFSRFHGFKIKQGFTKDQSLSLKVLRELQPGDYVTHMDYGIGRFAGLEKITINGQQQESVRLIYRNDDILYVSIHSLHKISKYVGQEGTIPSLHKLGSDQWKVLKQKTKQKVKDIAKELIKLYAKRRASKGFAFHPDNYLQTELEASFMYEDTPDQYKATMDVKADMEKDCPMDRLICGDVGFGKTEVAVRAAFKAVQDGKQVAILVPTTILALQHFRTLKDRYKEFPLDVDYISRFRSAKEKTQIAKNLASGKTDIIIGTISLLNSKVKFKDLGLLIIDEEQKFGVASKEKLRQLKHNVDTLTLTATPIPRTLQFSLMAARDLSVIQTPPPNRQPIHTERRVFNDDLIRDAILHEVYRGGQVFFVHNKVKSLPDIVSMLHKLCPTVDVAMAHGQLEADKLEKVLVDFIDHKYDVLACTNIIETGLDIPNANTIIINNAHQFGLSDLHQLRGRVGRSNRKAYCYLFAPPSSVLTMEARKRLKTIEEFSDLGSGFNVAMRDLDIRGAGNLLGGEQSGFIADIGYEAYQRILEEAIFELKENEFKELFEDKTEEQHQFVRDTSIDSDIEMLIPDDYVSNIQERLRLYQALDKIESEESVQIFATQLKDRFGDVPIQVEELFNGLRLRWLGKELGFERLILKKKKLQCYFISNPASAYFETPLFKKLMKRISGGQSGFILKQSATQLILIREQVSGFLEAIRMLEELGEGLRLKGKG; encoded by the coding sequence ATGGCCGGACAACTCAACCGGTTACTGGATCAGAAAGAAAAGTTTCCCATATTTATCGGGGGTCTATGCGGATCCAGGGATAGCTTTTTGCTTTTATCAAGCTTTTTACAACATCCAAGGCCCTATCTGGTCATTTGTGCAGATAAAGAAGAGGCTTCTTATATGCTGGATGATCTGAATGCGCTTGCAGAAAAACCTAATGCTCATTTTTTTCCGGATTCCTTTCGCAGACCCGTGCTCTTTGAAGATATCGATTTTTTCCAGGTTCAACAAAGAGTGGATGCTTTGCAAAAACTGGCCTCATCTAAACCGGTTATTCTCGTTACTTATCCCGAAGCACTTTTTGAGAAAACACCTTCTTCAAAAAGTATCGATCAGTCCAGACTGGAGTTTCAATCCGGAAATCCGCTCGATCTGGATCGCATCCTCAGTAAACTCAATGAATTCGGATTTGAACGCACCGATTTTGTGTATGAACCCGGACAGTTTTCCGTGCGTGGCGGAATCCTCGATGTGTTTTCGTTTGCCAATGAAAATCCTTATCGCATCGAATTAAACGATGATCTCATCGAGAGTATCCGAACCTTTGATACACAAACGCAACTCTCGGTTCAAAACATCAGCAGATTTGCAATTATACCCAATGTTCAATCTGATTATACCGGCGATACCAAACGGGCTTTGCTCGAAGTTATTCCTGAAAACACCACCATTTGGGTCAAAGATCTGCATGCCTGCATGGAAGCCTTAAATGCCTGTTATGAATCGGCATTGCGTCAAAGTGAAAAGTTGCTACATTATGAAGAAGCCAAACAGATCCAGCTTTTAAGCCAGAAGGAATACATACAACCGGAAGAATTTCTAAGTGCTTTGTCAAATTTTTCTCTGGTTTTTTATCAAACGCTGCCCGATTCCATCAGCAACATTCAAAAACTTCAGGTACGCAGCGAAGCGCAACCGAGTTTTAATAAAAATTTTCAACTGGTCATTCAAAATCTCGAAACTCTCCAGGCCAAAGAATACAGCTGTTTTTTATTGACCAACAGCAGTGCCCAAATCGAACGGTTTTACAATATCTTCGAAGACCTCAAGGCTAACGTTCGTTATTTTCCCGAAGTGCGATCGCTTCGCGAAGGTTTCATCGATCACGATTTAAAACTGGCTTGTTACACAGACCATCAGATCTTTTCGAGATTTCATGGATTTAAAATCAAACAGGGTTTTACCAAAGACCAATCACTGAGTTTAAAAGTATTGCGCGAACTGCAACCGGGCGATTACGTCACGCATATGGATTATGGTATCGGTCGTTTTGCGGGTCTGGAAAAAATCACGATAAATGGTCAGCAACAGGAATCGGTCAGATTGATTTATAGAAATGACGATATCTTATATGTCAGTATTCATTCGCTCCATAAAATTTCAAAATACGTTGGCCAGGAAGGCACCATTCCTTCTTTACATAAATTGGGTTCAGATCAGTGGAAAGTCCTCAAACAAAAAACCAAACAAAAGGTCAAGGACATTGCGAAGGAGCTGATCAAATTATACGCAAAGCGTAGAGCCTCCAAAGGATTTGCTTTCCATCCCGATAATTATCTGCAGACAGAACTCGAAGCTTCATTCATGTATGAGGATACACCCGACCAATACAAAGCGACGATGGATGTTAAAGCCGATATGGAAAAAGATTGTCCGATGGACCGGCTCATTTGTGGCGATGTGGGTTTTGGAAAAACGGAAGTCGCCGTAAGAGCTGCGTTCAAAGCCGTGCAGGACGGCAAACAAGTTGCGATCCTCGTGCCCACAACTATTCTGGCCTTGCAGCATTTTCGCACGCTCAAAGACCGTTACAAAGAATTTCCTTTAGATGTGGACTACATTTCGAGATTTCGAAGTGCAAAAGAGAAAACGCAAATTGCAAAAAATCTGGCCTCCGGTAAAACAGACATCATCATCGGTACCATCAGCTTGTTGAATTCTAAAGTAAAATTTAAAGATCTCGGATTACTCATCATCGATGAAGAACAAAAATTTGGAGTAGCTTCCAAAGAAAAACTCCGCCAACTTAAACACAATGTCGATACACTCACTTTAACGGCTACTCCCATTCCGCGTACGCTTCAGTTTTCTTTAATGGCTGCAAGAGACCTGAGTGTGATACAAACACCACCACCCAACCGTCAACCCATACATACAGAACGTAGAGTCTTCAATGACGATTTGATCCGCGATGCTATATTACACGAAGTGTACCGCGGCGGACAAGTATTTTTTGTTCACAATAAAGTAAAAAGTTTACCCGATATCGTAAGCATGCTTCATAAACTCTGTCCAACAGTCGACGTAGCTATGGCACATGGACAATTGGAAGCAGACAAATTGGAAAAAGTTTTGGTAGATTTTATCGACCACAAATACGATGTACTGGCTTGTACCAATATCATCGAAACCGGGCTCGATATACCCAATGCCAACACAATCATCATCAACAATGCACATCAGTTTGGCTTAAGCGATCTGCATCAGCTGCGGGGAAGAGTTGGAAGATCCAATAGAAAAGCTTACTGCTATTTGTTCGCTCCTCCATCATCGGTGCTGACCATGGAAGCGCGCAAACGACTCAAGACTATCGAAGAGTTTTCGGATCTGGGCAGCGGTTTTAATGTTGCCATGCGAGATCTGGACATTCGCGGTGCAGGAAATTTGTTAGGCGGCGAACAAAGCGGCTTTATCGCGGATATTGGTTATGAGGCATACCAGCGCATCCTCGAAGAAGCCATTTTTGAATTGAAAGAAAATGAATTCAAAGAATTATTTGAAGACAAAACTGAAGAACAGCATCAGTTTGTAAGAGACACCAGTATCGACAGCGACATCGAGATGTTAATTCCCGACGACTATGTTTCCAACATTCAGGAACGCTTAAGGCTCTATCAGGCATTGGATAAAATTGAAAGCGAGGAATCGGTTCAAATATTTGCAACCCAGCTTAAAGATCGATTCGGCGATGTTCCTATTCAAGTTGAAGAACTTTTCAATGGTCTGCGTTTGCGTTGGTTGGGAAAAGAACTGGGATTCGAAAGGCTTATCCTTAAAAAGAAAAAGCTACAATGTTATTTCATTTCCAATCCGGCATCAGCATATTTCGAAACACCTCTCTTTAAAAAACTGATGAAAAGAATTTCCGGCGGCCAAAGTGGTTTTATACTCAAACAAAGTGCTACGCAATTGATCCTTATCCGGGAGCAGGTTTCCGGGTTTCTGGAGGCGATTAGGATGTTGGAAGAGTTGGGCGAAGGCTTAAGGCTTAAGGGAAAAGGTTAA